A region from the Malus domestica chromosome 07, GDT2T_hap1 genome encodes:
- the LOC103435221 gene encoding uncharacterized protein isoform X1 — protein sequence MSGAGKPDFFYREAQRLGYVARSAFKLLQMQKQYKLITPGSSVLDLGCAPGAWLQVACQSLGPLKNGGLVVGIDLKKVKVPAEHCDSRVQTVCADVMKLPRAHVRELSPQQKGFSVVLSDMCPLVSGISSKDAALSLELGMQALNLAVGGAALAHSNNEIQTEESNDGTTTISDDNGVLRRGGNLVIKLLESEDVQEINKICKPLFRKASLLRPKATRSSSREIYLICQGLQSQAKT from the exons ATGAGTGGGGCAGGAAAACCAGATTTCTTCTacagagaggctcaacgcctgGGCTATGTGGCTCGCTCGGCCTTCAAG CTGCTTCAGATGCAGAAACAGTACAAGCTCATAACCCCTGGCTCCTCTGTTCTCGACCTCGGCTGTGCTCCCGGCGCTTGGCTTCAG GTGGCTTGCCAGAGCTTGGGTCCCCTCAAAAATGGCGGCCTTGTTGTTGGGATTGATCTCAAG AAGGTGAAGGTTCCAGCTGAGCATTGTGATTCGAGGGTTCAAACTGTTTGCGCCGACGTCATGAAACTCCCCAGAGCCCATGTCAGGGAACTATCTCCACAG CAGAAAGGGTTTTCTGTGGTACTCTCGGATATGTGTCCCCTCGTTTCTGGAATCTCAAGTAAAGATGCAGCTTTATCGCTCGAGTTAGGTATGCAAGCACTGAATTTGGCTGTTGGTGGAGCTGCCTTAGCTCATTCCAATAACGAAATTCAAACAGAGGAAAGTAATGATGGGACAACTACAATTTCAGATGATAATGGTGTATTGCGAAGGGGAGGTAATCTTGTGATAAAGCTTTTAGAGAGTGAAGATGTGCAAG AAATCAACAAGATTTGCAAACCGCTGTTTAGAAAGGCATCGTTGTTGAGGCCTAAAGCTACAAGATCATCGTCAAGAGAGATTTATTTGATATGTCAAGGTCTGCAGTCGCAGGCAAAGACTTAG
- the LOC103435221 gene encoding uncharacterized protein isoform X3: MSGAGKPDFFYREAQRLGYVARSAFKLLQMQKQYKLITPGSSVLDLGCAPGAWLQVACQSLGPLKNGGLVVGIDLKKVKVPAEHCDSRVQTVCADVMKLPRAHVRELSPQQKGFSVVLSDMCPLVSGISSKDAALSLELGMQALNLAVGGAALAHSNNEIQTEESNDGTTTISDDNGVLRRGEINKICKPLFRKASLLRPKATRSSSREIYLICQGLQSQAKT, translated from the exons ATGAGTGGGGCAGGAAAACCAGATTTCTTCTacagagaggctcaacgcctgGGCTATGTGGCTCGCTCGGCCTTCAAG CTGCTTCAGATGCAGAAACAGTACAAGCTCATAACCCCTGGCTCCTCTGTTCTCGACCTCGGCTGTGCTCCCGGCGCTTGGCTTCAG GTGGCTTGCCAGAGCTTGGGTCCCCTCAAAAATGGCGGCCTTGTTGTTGGGATTGATCTCAAG AAGGTGAAGGTTCCAGCTGAGCATTGTGATTCGAGGGTTCAAACTGTTTGCGCCGACGTCATGAAACTCCCCAGAGCCCATGTCAGGGAACTATCTCCACAG CAGAAAGGGTTTTCTGTGGTACTCTCGGATATGTGTCCCCTCGTTTCTGGAATCTCAAGTAAAGATGCAGCTTTATCGCTCGAGTTAGGTATGCAAGCACTGAATTTGGCTGTTGGTGGAGCTGCCTTAGCTCATTCCAATAACGAAATTCAAACAGAGGAAAGTAATGATGGGACAACTACAATTTCAGATGATAATGGTGTATTGCGAAGGGGAG AAATCAACAAGATTTGCAAACCGCTGTTTAGAAAGGCATCGTTGTTGAGGCCTAAAGCTACAAGATCATCGTCAAGAGAGATTTATTTGATATGTCAAGGTCTGCAGTCGCAGGCAAAGACTTAG
- the LOC103435221 gene encoding uncharacterized protein isoform X2, with protein MSGAGKPDFFYREAQRLGYVARSAFKLLQMQKQYKLITPGSSVLDLGCAPGAWLQVACQSLGPLKNGGLVVGIDLKKVKVPAEHCDSRVQTVCADVMKLPRAHVRELSPQKGFSVVLSDMCPLVSGISSKDAALSLELGMQALNLAVGGAALAHSNNEIQTEESNDGTTTISDDNGVLRRGGNLVIKLLESEDVQEINKICKPLFRKASLLRPKATRSSSREIYLICQGLQSQAKT; from the exons ATGAGTGGGGCAGGAAAACCAGATTTCTTCTacagagaggctcaacgcctgGGCTATGTGGCTCGCTCGGCCTTCAAG CTGCTTCAGATGCAGAAACAGTACAAGCTCATAACCCCTGGCTCCTCTGTTCTCGACCTCGGCTGTGCTCCCGGCGCTTGGCTTCAG GTGGCTTGCCAGAGCTTGGGTCCCCTCAAAAATGGCGGCCTTGTTGTTGGGATTGATCTCAAG AAGGTGAAGGTTCCAGCTGAGCATTGTGATTCGAGGGTTCAAACTGTTTGCGCCGACGTCATGAAACTCCCCAGAGCCCATGTCAGGGAACTATCTCCACAG AAAGGGTTTTCTGTGGTACTCTCGGATATGTGTCCCCTCGTTTCTGGAATCTCAAGTAAAGATGCAGCTTTATCGCTCGAGTTAGGTATGCAAGCACTGAATTTGGCTGTTGGTGGAGCTGCCTTAGCTCATTCCAATAACGAAATTCAAACAGAGGAAAGTAATGATGGGACAACTACAATTTCAGATGATAATGGTGTATTGCGAAGGGGAGGTAATCTTGTGATAAAGCTTTTAGAGAGTGAAGATGTGCAAG AAATCAACAAGATTTGCAAACCGCTGTTTAGAAAGGCATCGTTGTTGAGGCCTAAAGCTACAAGATCATCGTCAAGAGAGATTTATTTGATATGTCAAGGTCTGCAGTCGCAGGCAAAGACTTAG
- the LOC103435221 gene encoding uncharacterized protein isoform X4 yields MSGAGKPDFFYREAQRLGYVARSAFKLLQMQKQYKLITPGSSVLDLGCAPGAWLQVACQSLGPLKNGGLVVGIDLKKVKVPAEHCDSRVQTVCADVMKLPRAHVRELSPQKGFSVVLSDMCPLVSGISSKDAALSLELGMQALNLAVGGAALAHSNNEIQTEESNDGTTTISDDNGVLRRGEINKICKPLFRKASLLRPKATRSSSREIYLICQGLQSQAKT; encoded by the exons ATGAGTGGGGCAGGAAAACCAGATTTCTTCTacagagaggctcaacgcctgGGCTATGTGGCTCGCTCGGCCTTCAAG CTGCTTCAGATGCAGAAACAGTACAAGCTCATAACCCCTGGCTCCTCTGTTCTCGACCTCGGCTGTGCTCCCGGCGCTTGGCTTCAG GTGGCTTGCCAGAGCTTGGGTCCCCTCAAAAATGGCGGCCTTGTTGTTGGGATTGATCTCAAG AAGGTGAAGGTTCCAGCTGAGCATTGTGATTCGAGGGTTCAAACTGTTTGCGCCGACGTCATGAAACTCCCCAGAGCCCATGTCAGGGAACTATCTCCACAG AAAGGGTTTTCTGTGGTACTCTCGGATATGTGTCCCCTCGTTTCTGGAATCTCAAGTAAAGATGCAGCTTTATCGCTCGAGTTAGGTATGCAAGCACTGAATTTGGCTGTTGGTGGAGCTGCCTTAGCTCATTCCAATAACGAAATTCAAACAGAGGAAAGTAATGATGGGACAACTACAATTTCAGATGATAATGGTGTATTGCGAAGGGGAG AAATCAACAAGATTTGCAAACCGCTGTTTAGAAAGGCATCGTTGTTGAGGCCTAAAGCTACAAGATCATCGTCAAGAGAGATTTATTTGATATGTCAAGGTCTGCAGTCGCAGGCAAAGACTTAG